Within the Streptomyces vilmorinianum genome, the region GCTCACGACGCCGTAGATGTAGTACTCGTCACCCGCGTGTGCGCCCTGGGTGAAGTCCATGTGGTTGGAAATGTGCGCGCAGGCGTCCAGCAAGGTCTTGAGCTGCTTCTCCCAGCGCTCCTGTACGTGGTCGAGCGCGCCGCCCAGCGCGAAGCCCTGGGTGCTCAGGTCCTTCGCCGCCGTCTGGCTGACGGACCAGGCGTCACGGCCGTACTTCCCCAGATTGTCGAAAAGACGGAAGGCCGCGTCACCGACGGCCGCGAGGTCCTGCTGACTGACCTTCAGATCACCCCCGGGGGGTGGCGGCGCGCCGCCCTCGTCCGGAACCCGGTTCAGCTGCATCGCCGTGGAGCTTTTCTCGGCGGCCTCCGTCTTGAGCTGCTCCCACTCGTCCCAGGCCATCAGACCCCTTCCCCCGTGCGTCCTGTTGCTCCGCCGTTTTGGATAAGCCGGTTCGATCTACCACTCGAAATATTGACTTTAGCAACCGGACTTGACGGGAGTCTCCCGCCCCGACGGCGGCCGTCCCGCACCCGGTCAGGATTCCGGTCACGAAGTACCCCAGGTCGTGACAGCACCGGCGGAACCCCGGTCGAGCGGCTTGCGGGGAGCGTCGGTGAGTCCCCATCGGTCGGATGACCGATGTGCGTGTCGCGGCCTCGCACGCATAGTCCTTCGCAGACCGGCCCGCGGGCCACGCCCGCCGGCCGCCGCTCGAAAGGACTCTGCCTTGACCACGTACGCGGACCTGGTGTTTCTCGACGGACAGGTACTCACGGTCGACCCCGACTTCAGGGTCGTGTCGGCCCTGGCGGTGACGGACGGGATCATCAGCGCCGTCGGCGACGGCGACGACGTCGCGCCCCTGATCGGCCCCGTGACCCGGGTCGTCGACCTGAAGGGAGGGACGCTGCTTCCCGGCATCAACGACTCGCATCTGCACGCGTGCGCCTTCGGCCTGACGCAGCCGCCGCTCGCGCTGGACCTGACCCACCCCCACGTGACGTCGCTTGCGGACGTGGCGGAGGCGGTCCGCGACGCGGCCGGGCGGCTCCCGGCCGGTGAGTGGATCATCGGCAACGGCTGGGACACCGGCTACCTCGACGAGTGCGTGGCCGATCCGTCCCGGCTGCCCACCCGCCACGACCTGGACCATGTCAGCCCGCACCACCCGGTCCTGCTGCATTCCTTCTCCGGGCACACCACCTGGGTCAACTCCAAGGCCCTGGAGCTCGCCGGCGTCGACGCGCGCACCGAGGCGCCTCCCGGCTCCGCGATCCTCACCGACGAGACCGGGCAGCCCATCGGGCTGCTCCACGAAGGTGCCCAGGCCCTCGTCCAACGGGCCCTGCCCGCCCTCTCCCCCGCGGTACGCGCCGACGCGATCAGGTCCACCCTGGCCGCCCTGGCCAGGCTCGGCATCACCAGCTACACGGAGCCCGGGCTCGGTCCGGGCGGCGACGAACTGATGCGCGGCGCCCTCGCGACGAGCACGCTCGACGTCTACCGGCGGCTCCTCGCCGACGGCGAACTGACGGCGCGGGTCGGCGTCCTGCTGCTCCCGACCGGAATGGCGAGCACGGCAGCGGAGTTCGCCGAAGCCCTGGACGGCCTCCGGCTCCCCGACGACGCCGATCCGCGGCTGCTCAGGGTCCTCGGGGTCAAGATCTTCGCCGACGGCATCGTGCCCAACAAGACGGCCTGGATGCACCAGCCGTACATCGGCGGCGGCTGCGGGGCCCTCTGCGCCGGCGGCGACACGGACGAGGAGCGGATCGCGGAGATCGGCGCGATGATCCGGCACGCGCACAAGGCCGGGTTCCAGATCGGTGTCCATGTCACCGGTGACCGCGGTATCGACACCGTCGTGGACGCGTTCGCCGTCGCAACGGCCGAGCACCCCCGCTCCGACTCCCGGCACTACGTCATCCACGGCGACTTCCTGAGCGCGCGGAGCATGAAGTCGCTGGCCGAGCAGGGGTTCGGGGTCAACATGAACCCGACGATCAAGTGGACCGTCGCGGACATGGAGGAGGAGTTCGTCGGGGCCGAGCGCGCCGCGTACGCGTGGCCCTACCGCGACGCGATCGACGCCGGGGTGTCGGTGGCGAGCGGTTCCGACGCGCCCGTCACGTTCCCCGACTGGCGGCAGGGTGTCGCCACGATGCTGCTGCGCGAGTCGAAGGCCGGCGGCAGGGTCAGCGGCCCGGAGCAGCGCATCGGGCTGGCCGAGGCGATCCGTACGTACACGATCAACGCGGCCCGGCAGGACTTCGCCGAGGACTGGAAGGGCTCCCTGGAGGTGGGCAAGGTCGCCGACCTCTGCGCGCTCGCGGGGGATCTCCTCACGGCCGACGCCCACGACGTGCCGGACATGCCCGTCGTCCTGACCGTGCTCGGCGGCCGGATCGTCCACGACGACCTCGCCGTTTGACCGCCCTCGGGCTCGTGATCATCCTTGGAGGATGCAGGAGGAACGGACCGCCACGGACATTCTGGACGCGGCGCTCCGGGTACGCGAGGCGGCCCGGAGCGCGGTGCACGGTGAGGCCGGGGCGGCCGGGGAGGCCGGGGCGGCCGACTCGGTGCTGGCGGCGCTGTCCGGTGTGATGGCGTACGACCACGCCTCTCTGGCCCGGTGGGATCCGCTGCTGCGGCGCCACGCCACCTTGGCGGGCAGCTACCCGTACGACGCGACGGCGTACATCGAGACGGGGCTCCATCACGACCCGATGTTCTCCGTGCTCCGCGAACCCTCGCAGGGCGGCCTCTGGCTCGGCGACGTGCCGCACCGACTCCTCGCGAGCTCACCGGGGTTCCAGGAGGTGCTCCGGCCCCTGGGCGTCGAGGGCGGCGTCGCGCAGTGTCTGTTCGCGCCGGACGGCCGGTACGTCGGGATGCTCAACGTCAGCACGTGCCGGCCGCAGGACGCGGGCGGCCCCGTCCGCGCGGTCCTCGCGCTGCTCACGGAAGCCCTCGCCATGGTCACCGACCCGTGCGCCCGCGCCGTCACCGGTCCGCCCGGGACTCCGGGCGGAGCCCCGGACAGAGCCCCGGGCGGGCTCTCCCCACGCGAGCTGCAGGTACTGGCCGAACTGACCGGCGGGCGCACCAACCGGGAGATCGCGGGCCGCCTGCACATCGCGCCCCGTACCGTCGCCACGCACGTCGAGCACATCCTGACCAAGCTCGACCTCCCCAACCGCGCGGCGGCGGCGGCCCGCGCGGCGGCCTGGGGGCTCGAACCGGCCCCGTGACGCACAGGACCATCGGCGACGTCGACGGCTCGAACCCGTTCTGGTCGGGTACGAACGGCTCCCGCTGCTCCTCGTACGCCGGCGCCCTGGCCTGGTCCTTCGCCGCGGACGGCCGCCTTGTCGTGACCTTCGGCGGCAGCGCGGTCGCTCCGTGACAAGGCGGCGGACCGCCTGACCGGCCGAAGAGGGGCGCGTTCTGTGCCGTTCGCGAGCAATGGGCGTCGGCGTGATCGCGGGCCGGTCGCTGCTGTACAGTCCGCGCCCCCGCCGTGACGTAAGGACTGCTCCATGCGAACTCGCCCCAGGTGCGCCGCCGCACTCGCTCTCCCGCTTCCGCTCGCGCTCGCGCTGACCGCCTGCGGCGCGGCGGCCGACGAGGGCGAGAGCCCCGAGGCCGTGCGGACGTCCGCGACTGCGACCGCGACTGCGTCCGAGGCCGCGCCCCCGCCCGGGCCGGAGTCCGCCGAGGACCACCTCCGCCTCGCCGAGAAGGCGATGGCGCAGGAGGCGGCCTGGTCCTTCTCCGTGCGGGGGCAGGAGGGGCTGACGCACCAGGGGCACAGGAGCGCCGCCACCTACCGGGCCACGGTCCGGCGGGGCATGGAGCCGGAGGTCCTGCACGGGGAGGGGAGCAGTACCAGCAGCAAGGGGAGGACGAAGAAGGAGGAGATCTACGTCGTCGGCGGTACGGCGTACCTCAGGGAGGGCGGCGCGGCGTGGAAGGCCGCGCCCGCCTCCGAGCCCGCGATGCGGAACAAGGTCGAGGACGCGGTCGCGGCCGTCGAGGAGTTCCGGGCGTACGCGCGGGCCGGCGACGACGCCGTGACGGTGACCGAGGTCGAGGCCGACGGCACGATCGAGCTCGCCGTGAGGAGCGACGGCAAGCGGAAGCTGACCGCCGTACGGGACCTGCCCTGGGTCAAGAAGGCGAAGCGCGAGTTCGACCCGACGGCCGACCAGCTCCGCGCCGCCGGCATCCCGGTGAGCGACGCGCGGCTGACCCTCTCGCATCTCGAGGAGGTGCTGGTCCTGGACGCGAAGACGTACCGCGTCACGAGCCACCGGTTCACGTTCGGCTTCCTCGTCCCGTACGCGGGTGGGCAGGACATCGCGTACGAGCAGGAGGTACGGGAGGACAACCAGGGCCCGTACAGCGGCCGGATCGAGCGTCCCGAGGGAGTGCGCTGAGCGGAGACGGGCGCGGGCGCCGCGTTTCGCCACGACCGGCCGCGCCGGCGTGGTCGACTGGCCCACGTACCCGAACTCCTCAGTGAATCGAGCCGATACACATGACGCAGCTGAGTCGGATATACGTGGACGAGTGCCGGCGCGAGGGTGGCGGCGGACTGCGCGACGCCGTCGCGCGCGCCGAACTGCCCCCGGCCTTCACGGAGGCCTGGCGACGGCATCTGCTCCCCCGCCCCTGGTTCGTCCACGCCCCGGAGATGGCCGCCTTCGCCCAGGACGTGGAGAGCCTCTTCGACCTCCTCGTGTCCCTGCCGCACCGGCTCTTCGACGGTGACATGGAGCGGTACGCGAAGGAGATCGGGCTCGAACCGCACCACGCGGCGCTGCTCAGCCGGGCCGGTTCCGGCCGTCCCGACAGGCTGGGCCGTGCCGACGCGTATCACGACGGCACCTCGTACAAGCTCCTGGAGTTCAACCTCGGCAGCGAGGTGGGAGGCCTGGACATGGCCGTGTTCAACCAAGGGCTGCTGCGCGTACCGGAGTTCGCCGCCTTCGCCGAGGAGCACCGGCTCGGCCACGTGGACATCGCCGCGGAGATCGCGGCCGTGCTGCGCGAGCGGGCCCGGCCCGTCGTGGCGGGCGGCGCGGAGCCGGTGGTCGGGCTCATCGAGGGGCGCGGGGGCGTCGCTCCGTACGGGCGGCTGATGCGCGCGTTCCAGGAGGCGATGGCCGCGCAGGGTCTCGATCTGCGGATCGGCGAGGTCGGCGAGGTGCGCGCCCGGCCGGACGGCAAGCTGACCCTGGACGGCACCCCGCTCGACGTCGTCCTGCGGAACTTCGCGGCCGTTCAGCTGCTCGACGATCCGGAAGGACCGGAGGTGGCGGAACCGTTCTTCCGGGCCCACGAGGCGGGCAGGACCGTGCTGTTCACCTCACTGGAGAGCGGTCTCTACTCCCACAAGAGCGCGCTGGCCCTGCTCTCCGACCCGCGCTGGAGCACCGCCTTCGACGCCGACGAGCGGGCCCTGGTGGACCGGGTGCTGCCATGGAGCCGTACGCTGCGCGCCTCCGGGCCTGCCGAGCTCCTCGACCTGTGCCGCGAGCGCAGGGAGCGGCTCATCCTCAAACCCGGGGCCGGGTACGGCGGCCTGGACACGTTCGTCGGCTGGGAGAGCACCGACGCCGAGTGGCACCGGGCGCTGGCCTTCGCCGCCGAACACGGCTATCTGGCCCAGGAACGCGTCACGCCCCGCCCCGAGCCGGTGTACGACCCGGCCACCGGCGCCGTCGACGACTGGGTCGCGGCCCTGGGCGTCTTCCTCACCGACCGGGGGTACGCCGGCGCGCACGCCCGGGCCAACCGGGCCGACGGCGCCGCGATCGTCGGGATGAGCAGCAACCCGGACACGCGCATGGTCGGCGTGTTCTCCCATCCCTGAACGCACATCCCGGGTAGTTCGCTGAGCGAATTACAGGGCCGTCCAGGTGTAGCCTGCCCCCATGGGTAAGCATGATGACGGCCGGATCGGGATGGCGACCGCGCTGGTGCGGTCCACATTCCTGGTGAATGCCGTGTACGCCGAGTCGAGCCGGGAACACGGCCTCACTCCGCAGCAGGGGCAACTGCTGTGCGTCCTGATGGCGCAGCCGTACGGCATGAGTGAACTGGGGGCCATGCTGGGTCTCGCCAAGTCCAGCCTCACCGGCCTGGTGGACCGTACCGAGCGCAACGGACTGGTCCGGCGCGAGGCGGACCCGCGGGACATGCGCGCGGTACGGGTCGCGCTCACCCCGCGGGGCGCCGAAGTCGCCGAGGAGTTCTACGCCGAGACCTGCCGGCGGGTCGAGCGGCTGCCGGCGGGGCTCGACGCGGCGGACTTCGCCACGCTCGCCGATCTGCTCGGCCGCGTCGTGCGGGACAACGAGGTTCCGGCGGTCTTCCTGGAGCCGGAAGAGGGAGCTCCCACCATCCGTAAACACTGACCCGAGAATCGAAAGAGTTGAAGTTCGTTACACGAACCAATATGGTTCGTGTAACGAACTTCAACTCTTTCGTCTGTGGGAGTGTGCATCATGCGTCGTACAGTCGCGATCATCGGCGGCGGTTATGGGGGGTCGGCGCTGGCCAAGGCCCTGGGCCCCGAAGCCGACATCGTGCTCATCGATCCCCGGGACGCGTTCGTCAACGCGGCCGGTTCGCTGCGGGCACTGACCCGGCCCGACTGGGCGGGCAACATGTTCTTCCCCTTCGAGACCCTGCTCACCCGAGGCACGCTGGTGCGCGAGCGCGCGGTCTCGGTCGACCCCGGCGGTGTCACCCTGGCGTCCGGTGAGCGTGTCGAGGCGGACTACCTCGTCCTGGCCTCCGGCTCCAGCTACGCCTACCCCGCCAAGTCCGACGCCGACTCCATGAGTGAGGCCCTGGACGAACTGCACCGCACCCACAAGGAACTGCTGGGCTCCGAAAGGGTGTTGATCGTCGGCGCCGGTCCGGTCGGCCTGGAACTGGCCGGGGAGATCAAGGCTGTCTGGCCGCACAAGCAGGTGACCGTCGTCGACCCCGCCGAGGAGCTGCTGTCCGGCTTCGAGCCGGAGCTGCGCGAGGACCTGCACCGGCAGCTCGACGAGCAGGACATCCGGCTGCGGCTGGGCACCGGCCTGACGGCGCCGCCGACGACCGAGCCGGGCCGGGCCGAGACCTTCACCGTCACCACCACCGGCGGTGAGGAGATCACCGCCGACATCTGGTTCCGCGCCCACGGGGTGCGCGTCAACAGCGACTACCTCGCCGACGGCCGGCTCACCACGCGCACACCGGAGGGACAGGTCCCCGTGACCGAGACCCTCGCCGTCGAGGGCTACGAGCACGTCTACGCGATCGGCGACATCACCGACGTCGCCGAGGCCAAGATGGCCGGGTACGCGATGCAGCACGCCGAGGTCGTGGCACGGAACATCACCGCCCAACTGCGCGGCGAGCCGCCCACGGCCACCTACCGGCCCCTGCCCCATCCGGTGATCCTTCTCCCGCTCGGACCGCAGGGCGGCGTCGGCCAACTGCCCACGCCCGACGGCCCGTCCGTCGTCCCGGCCGGCACGGTCTCGGCGTACAAGGGCGCCGATCTGTTCACCGCCCGCTTCACCGAACAGTTCGGCCCCACCGCCGGCTGAACCACCCGCGAACCAGCCAACCAGCGAACGAAAGGCAGGACCATGTCCGTACAGGAAGTCGTCTTCGGCTTCGGCGCGCACAGCGGTATCGACGACGGTCCGGAGCTGCTGCGCCTGGCCCAGCAGGCCGACCGTGACGGGCTCGACCTCTTCTCGCTGTCGGACCACCCCTACATCGGTGGCCGGCTCGACGCGTACGCGTCCATCGGATTCGTCCTCGGACGTACGCGGCACATCTCCGGCCTCGCCAACGTCACCAACCTGCCGACCCGGCCCGCTCCCCTGCTGGCGCGGACGGTGACGTCCCTGTCCGCGCTCTCCGGCGGCCGCGTCGTGCTCGGCATGGGGGCGGGCGGGCTGTGGGACCGGATCTCCGCCATGGGAGTGGAGCGGCTCTCACCCGGCGATGCCGTCGACGCCTTCGAGGAGGCGATCGTCCTGGTCAGGAAGTTGTCGGGGGGCGGTCCTCCGGTCACCTTCCGGGGCCGCCACTACCAGGTGAACGAGATCGAGCCGGCTCCGGTGGCCGCGCCCCCCGTCTGGACCGGGTCGGTCGGCCCGAAGTCCCTGGCCGCCACCGGCCGGGTGGCCGACGGGTGGCTGCCCGGACACGCGGCGGACTGGCTCAGCGAGCGCTACCGCACATCGCGTCCGGTCGTCGACGAGGCCGCGGCGGCCGCGGGCCGTGATCCGCGCGAGATCCGCACGGTGTTCAACTTCCCCGGCCGCATCACCGACCGTCCGCTGACCGCCACACGCGACGGCGACGGCCGCTGGATCGGCGGCTCCGTCGACCAGTGGGCCGAGGAACTGACCGGAGCCGTACTGGACCACGGGGCCTCGGGCTTCATCCTCTTCTCCCCCGGTGGCGGCACGCAGGACTCCGCCTCCCTCGGCCGGTGGGCCGGGGAGATCGTCCCGGCCGTGCGCGAGGCGGTCGCCAAGGAGACCCGACCGGCCGCTGGGAGCTGACCGGAGCCCTCAGGCTCCGGCCTGCAGGTCCGCCGCGATCGCGCGGGCGGCCTCGCGGGCGGGGCGGCCGACGCCGATGAGGGTCGCGGAGGCGGGGCCCGTCCAGTCCCCGTACCCGAGGAGGTGGAGGCGCGGTTCGCCGACGGCCCGGGTGCCGGTGGTGGGGATGTGGCCGCGCGGGCCGCGCAGGCCGAGCGGGGCCAGGTGCGAGAGGGCGGGGCGGAAGCCCGTGCACCAGATGACCGCGTCCGCTTCGGCGGTCGTGCCGTCCGCCCACTCCGCACCGCGACGGGTCAGGCGGGTGAACATCGGCCGCGCCGTGAGCAGTCCGGCGTCACGGGCCTCGCGTACGGGCGGTACGGCCACGATGTCGCCGAGCGAGGCGACCCCGCCCGTGTCCGTACGTCCCTCGTCGAGGGCGCGGCGGCGGGCGGTGGCCGCGTCGAAGAGGGCGCGGCCGTCGATGTCGTCGGCGAGGTAGCGGGGCGGGCGCTGTGTCACCCAGGTGAGCTCGGTGTCGTACGCGAGGTCGGCGGCGATCTGGGCACCGGAGTTGCCGCCGCCCACCACGACCACGTGTTGCCCGGCGAACTCGGCGGGGCCGCGGTACCGGACCGTGTGGAGCTGACGGCCCGCGTAGTCGGGGCGGCCCGGCACGGCGGGCAGGAACGGCCGGGTCCAGGAGCCGGTGGCGCTGATCACCGCGCGGGCCCGCCAGGCGCCGGAGTCGGTCTCGACCCGCAGGTGCGGGCCGTCGCGGTGGACGCCCTCGACGCGGACCCCGCGCCGGACGGCGAACGCGTAGCGCTTCTCGTAGTCGGCCAGGTACGAGACGACGTGGGCGGCGTCGGGGTAGGTCTCGCCCGGCTGCGGCGGCATGAGCCGGCCCGGCAGGGAGGAGAAGGCCGCCGGGGAGAACAGGCGCAGGGAGTCCCAGGTGTGCTGCCAGGCGCCGCCGGGCGTGGCCTGCTCGTCGAGGACGACGCAGTCCACGCCCAGGCGGCGCAGGTGGTAGGCGGCGGCGAGCCCGGACTGGCCGCCGCCGATCACCACGACGTCGCTGTGGTCCGTCATGCCTTGGGTCGCATGAAGACGACCCCGACCAGGGCCAGGCCCACCACGGCACCGACCAGCTGCATGCCGATGAAGGCCGGGACGGAGCCGGGGGCGATCCCCGCGAAGGTGTCGGTGAAGGCCCGGCCGATCGTCACGGCCGGGTTGGCGAAGGAGGTCGATGAGGTGAACCAGTAGGCGGCGCCGATGTACGAGGCGACCGCGACGGGTGCGAAGCGCAGCCGGTCGGTGCGGGCCAGGCCGAAGATCAGCAGGATCAGTCCGGCGGTGGCGACGACCTCGCCCAGGAGGAGGTTCCCGGCGGAGCGGTCGTGGGTGGACCACGTCACGAGCGGTTCGCCGAACATCGCGTCCGCCAGGATCGCGCCCGCGATGGCTCCGGCGATCTGCGACGGCACGTACACGGCGGCCTCGCGGGTGTCGACACCGGCGCCGCCGCGACGGGCGGTCCACCACTCGGCGAGGGTGACCGCCGGGTTGAAGTGGGCGCCGGAGACCGGGCCCAGGAGGGCGATGAGGACGCCGAGGCCGAAGACGGTGGCGGTGGAGTTGGCGAGCAGCTGCAGCGCCACGTCGTCGGTCAGCTGGGTGGCCTGGATGCCGGAGCCGACGACGACCGCGACCAGGGCGGCGGTCCCGATCAGCTCGGCGGCGGCGCGGGCGACCAGCGGCGTCCGGGGTGGGGTGGCGCCGGGTGCGGGCTGCGGCGCGTCGGCGGATATGGGCGTGCCGGCGTGCTCGATGGCGGTCAAGACAGGTTCTCCTCGGGCAGGTGAGGCAGAGCGGACGGGCTCGGGAGGGTCAGGGCGTGTCCGGCCAAGATCCGCCGGACACCCTCTAGGGGCAGGACCGCTTGAGGTTCGCTTCGGCGGTGGCGCGCGCGGTCTTCGCGAGGTCGGCGAACTGACCGGCGAGGGCATCGATGACGTCCGGGCGCAGGCGGTAGTAAGTGAATCTGCCGCACGGCTCCGTCTCCACGACGCCGGCCTCGCGCAGCACCTTGAGGTGGTTGGAGAGGTTGGTCTGCTTGGCGCCCGTCTCCTCCACGAGGTGGGTGGTGCAGAGGGTCTCCCGGGCGAGGAGGGTCACGATCCGGAGCCTGAGCGGATCGGCCAGAACCCGGAGCAGATCAGTGTCGACTGACGTCATCATGTGCTGATACTGTCACATCAGCTGGGGCTGACACCAGTCCGGGCTGACCATGTCGGCCGGCCCGTAGTCCCCGTCCCCGCCCACCAAGGAAGAAACGATGTCCTCCGCTCCTGCCGCCTCCGTGCTGTTCGTCTGTGTCCACAACGCGGGCCGTTCCCAGATGGCGGCCGGGTTCCTGCGCCACCTCGCCGGTGACCGCGTCGAGGTCCGCTCCGCGGGCTCCCTGCCCGGCGACCAGGTCAACCCCTCCGCCGTCGCCGCCATGGCCGAGCTGGGCATCGACATCTCCGACCAGAAGCCGAAGGTGCTGACGACGGAGGCCGTCCAGGCGTCCGACTACGTGATCACCATGGGCTGCGGCGACGCCTGCCCCATCTTCCCCGGCAAGAAGTACCTGGACTGGGCCCTGGAGGACCCGGCCGGTCAGGGCGTCGAGGCCGTCCGCCCGATCCGCGACGAGATCAAGGGCCTCATCGAGAGCCTCGTCGCCGAGATCGACGCGAAGCAGCGGCAGGCCTGAGCCTCAGGGCGTGGGGTTCCACTCCCGAGGAAGCCCGGCCCCGCAGAGCGCGCAGACGTACTCCCCCTCGCGTACGAGGTTCAGCTCCGCGCACCCCGCGCAGCGCCGGAACACGATCTCGTGGGTGAACCGTCCCGGGTGGGCGAGACCCGCGCGGGCGAGCGCGGCGGCGACGGAGGCCCAGGAGTCGGGGTCCGGGCAGTAGCCGGTCGACTGGTTGCTGATCTCGGCGGCCTCCCAGCCGCCGGGCCCCTCGACGAAGGCCATCTCCCCCGCCGCGCGCACCCAGCCCCGCCCGGCGCAGGCGACATGCTCGCTGCGGCGGGGCGCGAGCCGCAGGAAGCCGTCCTCGTCCACGACATAGGTGAACGGCTCGTCGAGGTCCCCGGCCGTCCGGGCGGCGACCCACGCCGCGAAGTCCTCAGGGGTACGCATCACCCGGCCCGAGCTGCCCTCCGTGACCGCCGCACGGATCTCCGGCGGGCCGACGTACCCGTACCGCCGCGGTCCGGCGGAGGCGATCACGATCCGGGGCCGCAGCACGCGGACGGCCGCGCCGGAGAGGCGCACCCTCGCCGCCAGGGGCGGAGTGATCTCCCCCACCTCGCGCCCGTACAGCTCGATCCGGTCCAGGACCAGCTCCCCGCCCTCGAACCCGTCGCCCGTCCTGACCAGGCCGCCGACACAGCGGACGACGCAGACGGCGGCGTCGGGCCCGTCCGCCTCCACCTCGTGGATCTGGAGCATGGCGTCACCCTAGCCACTGGCGTCCGTGGCACTGAGTGTGTTTTGCTGAGGGTACTCAGTGCCACAAGCCTTAGGGGAGCTCACCATCATGGGCAAGGACTTCGACCTGTATCGCCCGTCCGAGGAGCACGAGATGCTCCGGGAGACGGTCCGTGCGCTGGCGGAGGCGAAGATCACGCCGTTCGCCGCGGCGGTCGACGAGGAGGCCCGTTTCCCGCAGGAGGCGCTGGACGCGCTGGTCGCGGCCGATCTGCACGCGGTCCACGTGCCGGAGTCCTACGGCGGTGCGGGCGCGGACGCGCTGGCGACGGTGATCGTGATCGAGGAGGTCGCCCGCGCGTGCGGTTCGTCCTCGCTGATCCCGGCCGTGAACAAGCTGGGCTCGCTGCCGGTGATCCTGTCCGGCTCGGAGGAGCTGAAGAAGAAGTACCTGGGCCCGCTGGCCAAGGGCGAGGCGATGTTCTCGTACTGCCTGTCGGAGCCGGACGCCGGTTCGGACGCGGCCGGGATGAAGACCCGCGCGGTGCGCGACGGCGACTTCTGGGTGCTCAACGGTGTGAAGCGGTGGATCACCAACGCCGGTGTGTCGGAGTTCTACACGGTGATGGCCGTCACCGACCCCGACAAGCGCTCCAAGGGCATCAGCGCGTTCGTGGTGGAGAAGGGCGACGAGGGCGTGTCCTTCGGCGCGCCGGAGAAGAAGCTCGGCATCAAGGGCTCCCCGACGCGTGAGGTCTACCTCGACAACGTGCGCATCCCGGCCGACCGGATGATCGGCGCGGAGGGCACCGGATTCGCCACCGCGATGAAGACCCTGGACCACACCCGTATCACCATCGCCGCGCAGGCCCTCGGCATCGCCCAGGGCGCCCTGGACTACGCCAAGGGCTACGTCAAGGAGCGCAAGCAGTTCGGCAAGCCGATCGCCGACTTCCAGGGCGTGCAGTTCATGCTGGCCGACATGGCCATGAAGCTCGAGGCCGCCCGCCAGCTCACCTACGCCGCCGCCGCCAAGTCCGAGCGCGTGGACGGCGACCTGACCTTCTTCGGCGCCGCGGCCAAGTGCTTCGCCTCCGACGTCGCCATGGAGGTCACCACCGACGCCGTCCAGCTCC harbors:
- a CDS encoding ArsR/SmtB family transcription factor; protein product: MMTSVDTDLLRVLADPLRLRIVTLLARETLCTTHLVEETGAKQTNLSNHLKVLREAGVVETEPCGRFTYYRLRPDVIDALAGQFADLAKTARATAEANLKRSCP
- a CDS encoding arsenate reductase ArsC, translated to MSSAPAASVLFVCVHNAGRSQMAAGFLRHLAGDRVEVRSAGSLPGDQVNPSAVAAMAELGIDISDQKPKVLTTEAVQASDYVITMGCGDACPIFPGKKYLDWALEDPAGQGVEAVRPIRDEIKGLIESLVAEIDAKQRQA
- a CDS encoding aquaporin, whose translation is MTAIEHAGTPISADAPQPAPGATPPRTPLVARAAAELIGTAALVAVVVGSGIQATQLTDDVALQLLANSTATVFGLGVLIALLGPVSGAHFNPAVTLAEWWTARRGGAGVDTREAAVYVPSQIAGAIAGAILADAMFGEPLVTWSTHDRSAGNLLLGEVVATAGLILLIFGLARTDRLRFAPVAVASYIGAAYWFTSSTSFANPAVTIGRAFTDTFAGIAPGSVPAFIGMQLVGAVVGLALVGVVFMRPKA
- a CDS encoding acyl-CoA dehydrogenase family protein, whose amino-acid sequence is MGKDFDLYRPSEEHEMLRETVRALAEAKITPFAAAVDEEARFPQEALDALVAADLHAVHVPESYGGAGADALATVIVIEEVARACGSSSLIPAVNKLGSLPVILSGSEELKKKYLGPLAKGEAMFSYCLSEPDAGSDAAGMKTRAVRDGDFWVLNGVKRWITNAGVSEFYTVMAVTDPDKRSKGISAFVVEKGDEGVSFGAPEKKLGIKGSPTREVYLDNVRIPADRMIGAEGTGFATAMKTLDHTRITIAAQALGIAQGALDYAKGYVKERKQFGKPIADFQGVQFMLADMAMKLEAARQLTYAAAAKSERVDGDLTFFGAAAKCFASDVAMEVTTDAVQLLGGYGYTRDYPVERMMRDAKITQIYEGTNQVQRIVMARNLP